In Ectothiorhodospiraceae bacterium 2226, a single window of DNA contains:
- the lplT gene encoding lysophospholipid transporter LplT: MNRGVYALLVAQFLTAFADNAILFTAIAMVLHTADTAPWYVPAMQAAFLVAFVALAPWVGAFADSRPKAQVLLIGNVLKGAGVALMLAGVDPIAAYALVGVGAAVYGPAKYGILPEMVAHTRLVQANGWIEGSTIVAIILGTVVGARVADSSITAALLLAAACYVLSLTATLLIPRTQALHAAQSGVRHFGRMMRALFASQRARFVMLGSGLFWAAAAVLRLVLVSWAPLVLATQSAADIAELTLALAVGIVIGAILVPRLIPIERLRRARLAAYLMGLGILALTQVQALLPAYLVLVYIGVCGGLFMVPVNAALQEIGHRTVGSGGAVALQNFFENLAMLTTVGVYTYAAGQGAHPVGAIAVVGLLVLLATFLVSMQLPPDPAPADAPADEVPGEAPGADASN, encoded by the coding sequence ACGGCGGACACCGCGCCGTGGTACGTACCCGCCATGCAGGCGGCCTTCCTGGTGGCCTTCGTGGCGCTCGCGCCGTGGGTGGGGGCGTTCGCGGACAGCCGCCCCAAGGCCCAGGTGCTGCTGATCGGCAACGTGCTCAAGGGGGCGGGCGTCGCCCTGATGCTGGCGGGCGTGGACCCGATCGCCGCCTACGCGCTGGTCGGCGTCGGCGCCGCCGTGTACGGCCCGGCGAAGTACGGCATCCTCCCCGAGATGGTGGCTCACACCCGCTTGGTGCAAGCCAACGGCTGGATCGAGGGCTCGACCATCGTCGCCATCATCCTCGGCACGGTGGTGGGTGCGCGCGTGGCGGACAGCTCCATCACCGCCGCCCTGCTGCTGGCCGCCGCGTGCTACGTCCTGTCGCTCACCGCGACGCTGTTGATCCCGCGCACTCAGGCCCTGCACGCGGCCCAGAGCGGCGTGCGTCACTTCGGGCGCATGATGCGCGCGCTGTTCGCCTCCCAGCGCGCGCGCTTTGTAATGCTGGGCTCAGGGCTGTTCTGGGCCGCCGCCGCGGTGCTGCGCCTGGTGCTGGTGAGTTGGGCGCCGCTGGTGCTGGCCACCCAGAGCGCGGCCGACATTGCCGAGCTGACCCTGGCGCTGGCCGTCGGGATCGTCATCGGCGCCATCCTCGTGCCGCGTCTCATCCCGATCGAGCGCCTGCGCCGCGCGCGTCTGGCCGCCTACCTCATGGGCCTGGGCATCCTCGCGCTCACTCAGGTGCAGGCCCTGCTCCCCGCCTACTTGGTGCTGGTGTACATCGGTGTCTGCGGCGGCCTGTTCATGGTGCCGGTCAACGCCGCGCTGCAAGAGATCGGGCATCGCACCGTGGGCAGCGGCGGCGCCGTGGCCCTGCAGAACTTCTTCGAGAACCTCGCCATGCTTACAACGGTCGGCGTGTACACCTACGCCGCGGGCCAAGGCGCGCACCCGGTGGGGGCCATCGCCGTGGTGGGGCTGCTGGTGCTGCTGGCGACGTTTCTGGTGTCCATGCAGCTGCCGCCGGACCCCGCGCCCGCGGACGCGCCGGCGGACGAGGTGCCCGGGGAGGCGCCGGGCGCCGATGCAAGCAACTGA